One segment of Solanum stenotomum isolate F172 chromosome 1, ASM1918654v1, whole genome shotgun sequence DNA contains the following:
- the LOC125846452 gene encoding uncharacterized protein LOC125846452 isoform X1 — protein MGKKKKRAEREAESELLNTETINEQNDLHIANGDSKKIKKKKTKEVKEESVLKEKPTVSVALAGSIIDNTQSLELATRLAGQIARASTIFRIDEVVVFDNIGSSVDCSDPMMEDGSHDDESGAAFLFRILKYMETPQYLRKSLFPMHNNLRYVGSLPPLDAPHHLRKHEWAPYREGVTLKDRNLTSGGTLVDVGLSKPVAVDQVIAPGIRVTVSMGAERNLDAGIPHQVVSSSTPMEDAGMYWGYKVRYAPNISSVFKNCPYKGGYDHLIGTSEHGLVMKSSDLTLPSFRYVSIVVCDICVCK, from the exons atggggaagaagaagaagagagccGAACGAGAAGCAGAATCGGAACTCCTGAATACAGAGACCATCAATGAGCAAAATGATCTCCATATTGCGAATGGGGATTCTAAgaagataaagaagaagaaaaccaaAGAGGTGAAGGAAGAAAGTGTGTTAAAGGAAAAACCCACAGTTTCCGTAGCACTCGCCGGATCTATCATTGACAACACTCAGTCACTCGAACTCGCAACACGG TTGGCTGGCCAGATTGCTCGTGCTTCCACCATTTTTCGGATAGATGAG GTTGTTGTATTTGACAACATAGGTAGTTCAGTGGACTGTTCAGATCCGATGATGGAGGATGGGTCACATGATGATGAAAGTGGTGCTGCATTTCTTTTCAGGATTTTGAAGTATATGGAGACACCTCAATACCTTCGGAAGAGTCTTTTCCCCATGCACAACAACTTAAGATATGTG GGTTCGTTGCCACCACTTGATGCCCCACATCATTTGCGGAAGCATGAATGGGCTCCCTATCGAGAAG GTGTCACACTAAAGGATCGAAATTTAACATCTGGGGGAACACTTGTTGACGTTGGGCTTAGTAAG CCTGTTGCAGTTGATCAAGTCATTGCCCCAGGAATAAGGGTGACAGTATCCATGGGAGCAGAGAGAAACTTGGATGCAG GCATACCACATCAGGTTGTCTCTTCTTCAACACCTATGGAGGATGCAGGGATGTATTGGGGATATAAAGTACGATATGCTCCAAATATCAGTTCTGTATTCAAGAATTGCCCATACAAG GGAGGGTATGATCACTTGATTGGTACCTCCGAGCATGGTCTTGTAATGAAGTCCTCAGATTTGACTCTCCCATCATTCAGGTATGTTTCAATAGTCGTTTGTGATATTTGTGTGTGCAAATAG
- the LOC125846443 gene encoding peroxisome biogenesis protein 7-like has product MPMFKTPFNGYSVKFSPFYENQLAVATAQNFGILGNGRVHILQLSPNGPISELAAFDTADGVYDVCWSEAHDSLVIAASGDGSVKLYDISLPPTNNPIRSFQEHTREVHAVDYNTVRKDSFLSASWDDTVKLWTVDRNASVRTFKEHAYCVYSAAWNPRHADIFASASGDCTTRIWDVREPGSTMILPAHEFEILTCDWNKYDDCIIATASVDKSIKVWDIRNYRVPIAVLNGHGYAVRKVRFSPHRASAMVSCSYDMTVCMWDYMVEDALIGRYDHHTEFAVGVDMSVLVEGLLASTGWDELVYVWQHGMDPRAP; this is encoded by the exons ATGCCGATGTTCAAAACTCCGTTTAACGGTTACTCCGTAAAATTCAGCCCCTTTTACGAAAATCAACTCGCCGTTGCCACTGCGCAGAATTTCGGCATCCTTGGTAACGGCAGAGTTCACATACTTCAGCTCAGTCCAAATGGACCCATATCGGAACTTGCTGCATTTGACACAGCTGATGGAGTTTACGACGTTTGTTGGTCGGAAGCTCACGATTCCCTTGTAATCGCAGCAAGCGGTGATGGTTCTGTGAAACTCTATGACATTTCTTTGCCTCCCACCAATAACCCGATTCGTTCCTTTCAAGAGCATACACGGGAAGTTCACGCTGTAGACTATAATACGGTGAGAAAAGATTCCTTTTTATCAGCGTCTTGGGATGATACTGTGAAGCTATGGACAGTTGATAGAAATGCTAGTGTAAGGACTTTTAAAGAGCATGCTTATTGTGTGTATTCCGCTGCTTGGAATCCAAGACATGCTGATATCTTTGCATCTGCTTCTGGGGATTGTACTACTCGCATATGGGATGTCCGGGAACCAG GTTCTACCATGATTCTGCCTGCACACGAGTTTGAAATCCTCACATGTGATTGGAATAAGTATGATGATTGTATCATTGCAACTGCGTCAGTTGATAAGTCAATCAAGGTTTGGGATATTAGGAATTATAGGGTGCCAATAGCAGTGCTTAATGGGCATGGATATGCAGTGAGGAAAGTGAGGTTTTCACCACATAGAGCGAGTGCAATGGTTTCTTGTTCATATGACATGACAGTTTGCATGTGGGATTACATGGTGGAAGATGCACTTATTGGGAGGTATGATCATCACACAGAGTTTGCTGTAGGAGTTGATATGAGCGTTCTTGTTGAAGGTCTATTGGCTAGTACAGGATGGGATGAACTTGTTTATGTTTGGCAACATGGAATGGACCCTAGAGCTCCTTGA
- the LOC125846452 gene encoding uncharacterized protein LOC125846452 isoform X2, protein MGKKKKRAEREAESELLNTETINEQNDLHIANGDSKKIKKKKTKEVKEESVLKEKPTVSVALAGSIIDNTQSLELATRLAGQIARASTIFRIDEVVVFDNIGSSVDCSDPMMEDGSHDDESGAAFLFRILKYMETPQYLRKSLFPMHNNLRYVGSLPPLDAPHHLRKHEWAPYREGVTLKDRNLTSGGTLVDVGLSKPVAVDQVIAPGIRVTVSMGAERNLDSGIPHQVVSSSTPMEDAGMYWGYKVRYAPNISSVFKNCPYKGGYDHLIGTSEHGLVMKSSDLTLPSFRYVSIVVCDICVCK, encoded by the exons atggggaagaagaagaagagagccGAACGAGAAGCAGAATCGGAACTCCTGAATACAGAGACCATCAATGAGCAAAATGATCTCCATATTGCGAATGGGGATTCTAAgaagataaagaagaagaaaaccaaAGAGGTGAAGGAAGAAAGTGTGTTAAAGGAAAAACCCACAGTTTCCGTAGCACTCGCCGGATCTATCATTGACAACACTCAGTCACTCGAACTCGCAACACGG TTGGCTGGCCAGATTGCTCGTGCTTCCACCATTTTTCGGATAGATGAG GTTGTTGTATTTGACAACATAGGTAGTTCAGTGGACTGTTCAGATCCGATGATGGAGGATGGGTCACATGATGATGAAAGTGGTGCTGCATTTCTTTTCAGGATTTTGAAGTATATGGAGACACCTCAATACCTTCGGAAGAGTCTTTTCCCCATGCACAACAACTTAAGATATGTG GGTTCGTTGCCACCACTTGATGCCCCACATCATTTGCGGAAGCATGAATGGGCTCCCTATCGAGAAG GTGTCACACTAAAGGATCGAAATTTAACATCTGGGGGAACACTTGTTGACGTTGGGCTTAGTAAG CCTGTTGCAGTTGATCAAGTCATTGCCCCAGGAATAAGGGTGACAGTATCCATGGGAGCAGAGAGAAACTTGGA CTCAGGCATACCACATCAGGTTGTCTCTTCTTCAACACCTATGGAGGATGCAGGGATGTATTGGGGATATAAAGTACGATATGCTCCAAATATCAGTTCTGTATTCAAGAATTGCCCATACAAG GGAGGGTATGATCACTTGATTGGTACCTCCGAGCATGGTCTTGTAATGAAGTCCTCAGATTTGACTCTCCCATCATTCAGGTATGTTTCAATAGTCGTTTGTGATATTTGTGTGTGCAAATAG